A genomic region of Herbaspirillum sp. DW155 contains the following coding sequences:
- the rlmD gene encoding 23S rRNA (uracil(1939)-C(5))-methyltransferase RlmD, with amino-acid sequence MQQDIIIEIKSLDMDGRGVGHLENEDGTQGKVIFVEGALPGERVSFASYRKKPKWEAGVMTTLHRDSSLRVKPKCDYFGTCGGCAMQHLEPSAQVAMKQRVLEDNLWHLGKTKAEVMLRPIYGPTWGYRYRARISVRHVAKKGGVLVGFHEKRSSFIADMKTCEILPPNVSAMLVPLRELVAALSIRDRMPQIELAVGEGDDGNKVTVLVLRIMEALSAADESLLKTFADEHKIEWWLQTKGPDTAAPYYPAESRLQYTLPEFGIRMPFKPTDFTQVNHQINRVLVARALRLLDVQPHDRVADLFCGLGNFTLPIATLAREVVGIEGSTALTERALDNAKVNGVDAKTSFYCRNLFEAKPEDFVALGKFDRMLIDPPREGAMEVCKALVELPPEQQHLKPKRIVYVSCNPATLARDAGMLVHLGGYALKYAGVVNMFPHTAHVESIAVFDLPE; translated from the coding sequence ATGCAACAAGACATCATCATTGAAATCAAGTCGCTCGACATGGACGGGCGCGGCGTTGGTCATCTCGAGAACGAGGATGGCACGCAAGGCAAGGTCATCTTCGTCGAAGGCGCGCTGCCGGGCGAACGCGTCAGTTTTGCGTCCTATCGCAAGAAGCCCAAGTGGGAAGCCGGCGTGATGACCACGCTGCACCGCGATTCTTCGCTGCGCGTGAAGCCCAAATGTGACTATTTCGGCACCTGCGGCGGCTGCGCCATGCAGCATCTGGAGCCCTCGGCCCAGGTCGCCATGAAGCAGCGCGTGCTGGAAGACAACCTCTGGCACCTGGGCAAGACCAAGGCCGAGGTGATGCTGCGTCCCATCTACGGGCCGACCTGGGGTTATCGCTATCGCGCCCGTATTTCGGTGCGCCACGTGGCCAAGAAGGGCGGAGTGCTGGTGGGCTTCCACGAAAAGCGCTCATCCTTCATCGCCGATATGAAGACTTGTGAAATTCTGCCGCCCAATGTCTCGGCCATGCTGGTGCCGTTGCGTGAGCTGGTGGCGGCGCTGTCGATCCGTGACCGCATGCCGCAGATTGAGCTGGCCGTGGGCGAGGGCGATGACGGCAACAAGGTCACGGTGCTGGTGTTGCGCATCATGGAGGCGCTGAGCGCAGCCGATGAGTCCCTGCTCAAGACCTTTGCCGACGAGCACAAGATCGAATGGTGGTTGCAGACCAAGGGCCCGGATACGGCAGCACCTTACTATCCGGCCGAGTCGCGCTTGCAATACACCTTGCCTGAGTTCGGCATCCGCATGCCGTTCAAGCCGACCGACTTCACCCAGGTGAACCACCAGATCAACCGCGTGCTGGTGGCTCGTGCACTACGTTTGCTGGATGTGCAGCCGCACGATCGCGTGGCCGACCTGTTCTGCGGCCTGGGCAACTTCACGCTGCCCATCGCCACGCTGGCGCGCGAGGTGGTGGGGATTGAGGGCAGCACGGCCCTGACGGAACGCGCGCTGGACAACGCCAAGGTCAATGGCGTGGATGCCAAGACCAGTTTCTATTGCCGCAACCTGTTCGAAGCCAAGCCTGAGGATTTCGTGGCGCTGGGCAAGTTCGACCGCATGCTGATCGACCCGCCGCGCGAGGGCGCCATGGAGGTCTGCAAGGCGCTGGTGGAATTGCCGCCGGAACAGCAACACCTGAAGCCCAAGCGCATCGTCTATGTGTCCTGCAACCCGGCTACGCTGGCGCGCGACGCCGGCATGCTGGTGCATCTGGGCGGATATGCCCTCAAGTATGCCGGTGTGGTGAACATGTTCCCGCATACGGCCCACGTTGAATCCATCGCCGTGTTCGACTTGCCGGAATAA
- a CDS encoding ATP-dependent DNA helicase gives MPAGADGAAPEEPGVHDAEIERLFGAGGPLGGAVGSYRPRHAQTEMAKAIAAAIASQGTLIAEAGTGTGKTFAYLVPALLWGGKTIVSTGTKTLQDQLFNRDIPTVRKALHAPVSVALLKGRSNYVCHFHLERTLQNGRLTAREDVGYLREISRFVKSTSSGDKAELTRVPETASVWNLVTSTRDTCFGAECQYYQDCFVMKARKEAQQADVVVVNHHLFFADVALKDTGIAELLPSANTVIFDEAHQLPDTATLFFGETITTSQVLELCRDVLAEGLAHARDGADWAGLVAPVERAARDLRLAFPEESVRLALNQIAPSSTFFPALDTLKDCMDGMIAVLEKQAERAETIEQCRDRANELLRQLENWGTPEELAKMQAQAAAKASKPAETQRAGEGDVEEEAPAQKPFYVLWIEAFQSSLQLHRTPLSIAPIFNKQREGTPRSWIFTSATLAVKKDFNHYAAQMGLWNAPAQSWPSPFNYGEQGLLYVPQNLPQPNSFEYTDAVIDAALPTIEAAGGRCFFLCTTLRAVNRAAERLRTEFKARGHDFPLFVQGEAGRTELLDRFRAAGNGVLIGSQSFWEGVDVRGDALSLVIIDKLPFSPPDDPVLAARISEMEKQGLNGFVHHQLPAAIINLKQGAGRLIRDEGDRGVLMICDPRIITKNYGRRIWQSLPPFKRTRELEVVQAFFREQDARRAAAAAAAGEDAAAEG, from the coding sequence ATTCCCGCCGGGGCGGACGGCGCCGCACCCGAAGAACCTGGTGTCCATGATGCGGAGATCGAGCGCCTGTTCGGTGCCGGCGGTCCCTTGGGCGGGGCGGTCGGCAGCTATCGTCCGCGTCACGCCCAGACCGAAATGGCCAAGGCCATTGCCGCTGCCATTGCCAGCCAGGGCACGCTGATCGCCGAGGCCGGTACCGGCACAGGCAAGACCTTTGCCTATCTGGTCCCGGCCCTGCTGTGGGGCGGCAAGACCATCGTCTCCACCGGCACCAAGACCCTGCAGGATCAACTGTTCAATCGCGACATCCCGACCGTGCGCAAGGCCTTGCATGCGCCTGTTTCGGTGGCACTGCTCAAGGGGCGCAGCAACTACGTCTGCCATTTCCATCTGGAGCGCACGCTGCAGAACGGCCGCCTGACCGCGCGCGAGGATGTGGGCTATCTGCGCGAGATCTCGCGCTTCGTCAAATCCACCTCCTCCGGCGACAAGGCCGAGCTGACCAGGGTGCCGGAAACGGCCTCGGTATGGAATCTGGTCACTTCAACGCGCGATACCTGCTTCGGCGCCGAATGCCAGTATTACCAGGATTGCTTCGTCATGAAGGCGCGCAAGGAGGCGCAACAGGCCGACGTGGTGGTGGTCAACCATCACCTGTTCTTTGCCGACGTGGCCTTGAAGGACACCGGCATCGCCGAACTGCTGCCCTCGGCCAATACCGTCATCTTCGACGAGGCCCATCAGTTGCCGGATACGGCCACGCTCTTCTTTGGCGAAACCATTACCACCTCGCAGGTCCTGGAACTGTGCCGCGACGTGCTCGCAGAAGGCCTGGCGCATGCCCGCGATGGCGCGGACTGGGCAGGCCTGGTCGCGCCCGTGGAACGCGCGGCGCGCGACCTGCGGCTGGCGTTTCCGGAGGAATCGGTGCGCCTGGCGCTGAACCAGATCGCGCCCTCCAGCACCTTCTTCCCGGCGCTGGATACCTTGAAGGACTGCATGGATGGCATGATCGCCGTGCTGGAAAAACAGGCGGAGCGCGCCGAGACCATCGAACAGTGCCGTGACCGCGCCAATGAATTGCTGCGCCAGCTGGAAAACTGGGGCACACCCGAGGAGCTGGCCAAAATGCAGGCTCAAGCCGCTGCCAAGGCAAGCAAGCCCGCCGAGACCCAGCGCGCAGGCGAGGGTGATGTGGAGGAAGAAGCGCCCGCCCAGAAGCCGTTCTACGTGCTGTGGATAGAAGCGTTCCAGTCTTCGCTGCAATTACACCGCACACCGCTGTCGATCGCGCCCATCTTCAACAAGCAGCGTGAAGGTACGCCGCGCTCTTGGATCTTCACTTCGGCAACGCTGGCAGTGAAGAAAGATTTCAATCACTATGCCGCGCAGATGGGCTTGTGGAATGCTCCGGCGCAGTCCTGGCCCAGCCCCTTCAATTACGGTGAGCAGGGTCTCCTGTATGTGCCGCAGAACCTGCCGCAGCCCAATTCCTTCGAGTACACCGATGCGGTGATCGACGCTGCGCTGCCGACCATCGAGGCCGCAGGCGGTCGCTGCTTCTTCCTCTGCACTACGCTGCGCGCGGTCAACCGTGCCGCCGAGCGTCTGCGTACCGAGTTCAAGGCCCGTGGCCATGACTTCCCGCTGTTCGTCCAGGGTGAAGCCGGACGGACCGAATTGCTGGACCGCTTCCGCGCCGCCGGCAACGGCGTGCTGATCGGTAGCCAGAGTTTCTGGGAGGGCGTGGATGTGCGCGGTGATGCGCTGTCGCTGGTCATCATCGACAAGCTGCCGTTTTCTCCCCCGGACGACCCGGTGCTGGCCGCCCGCATCAGCGAGATGGAAAAGCAGGGCCTGAACGGTTTCGTGCACCATCAGCTGCCGGCAGCCATCATCAACCTCAAGCAGGGCGCAGGGCGCCTGATCCGTGATGAGGGCGATCGCGGCGTGCTGATGATCTGCGATCCGCGCATCATCACCAAGAACTACGGCCGCCGCATCTGGCAGAGCCTGCCGCCTTTCAAGCGCACACGCGAGCTGGAGGTGGTGCAGGCCTTCTTCCGCGAGCAGGATGCCCGCCGTGCCGCTGCAGCTGCAGCCGCGGGCGAGGACGCTGCAGCGGAGGGTTGA
- the surE gene encoding 5'/3'-nucleotidase SurE, which translates to MKILISNDDGYLAPGINALAEALAPIADITVVAPDSNRSGSSNSLTLDRPLWVEQAANGFYYLNGTPSDCVHVALTGLLKERPDLIVSGINQGQNMGDDTLYSGTVAAATEGFLFGIPSIAFSQLHKGWAELDAAARIAREIVERRFDSLPKPYLLNVNIPNLPYGQIKGSVATRLGKRHVSEPVHKLTDPHGRDLYWIGPAGAAKDGGEGTDFHATANGYVSITPLQIDLTHTAQLDNLKKALA; encoded by the coding sequence ATGAAAATCCTCATCAGCAACGACGACGGCTACCTTGCGCCCGGCATCAATGCCCTGGCCGAGGCACTCGCACCCATCGCCGACATCACCGTGGTGGCGCCCGACAGCAACCGCTCGGGCAGCTCCAATTCCCTGACGCTGGATCGTCCGCTGTGGGTGGAGCAAGCCGCCAACGGCTTCTACTACCTCAATGGCACGCCCTCCGATTGTGTCCATGTGGCATTGACCGGCCTGCTCAAGGAACGGCCCGACCTGATCGTCTCCGGCATCAATCAGGGCCAGAACATGGGTGACGATACCCTCTATTCCGGGACCGTGGCGGCGGCCACCGAGGGCTTTCTGTTCGGCATCCCTTCCATTGCGTTTTCCCAATTGCACAAGGGCTGGGCGGAGCTGGACGCGGCCGCCCGCATCGCCCGCGAGATCGTGGAGCGCCGCTTCGACAGCCTGCCCAAGCCTTACCTGCTCAACGTCAACATTCCCAATCTGCCCTATGGGCAGATCAAGGGCAGCGTCGCTACCCGCCTGGGCAAGCGTCACGTCTCCGAGCCGGTGCACAAGCTGACCGACCCGCATGGCCGCGACCTTTACTGGATCGGTCCGGCCGGGGCCGCCAAGGACGGCGGGGAGGGTACCGATTTCCATGCGACGGCCAATGGCTACGTGTCCATCACGCCGCTGCAGATCGATCTGACCCATACCGCGCAACTGGACAATCTCAAGAAAGCGCTTGCATGA
- a CDS encoding flagellar brake protein, giving the protein MADHTSLVPVRASELSLGRPAPWPIYNEGGKLLLARGTRIDTPDQLAGLIENGLYRNARWIAEPDTESVPLPQARDVLRKKHGGKKPAKRAAAVRGQESVIALDEVRWRIGDTVWLQFADDASQRYAVSLVGCLPNRSILVTAPQKEGKQLFVREGQTFVVRALTGRRAYAFAAQLLKYQQTPFVYLHLSQPKEVRSTVIRQATRVPVGAEGYLAVDGASPLAASVIDLSLAGASLVATSLSGKVAASKGVTGKLRFVASVADQQLPLELPVVLRAVKSLGEADFHQYGVEFGQLTVRDKLVLSAYVYQELTLQE; this is encoded by the coding sequence ATGGCCGATCATACGTCTCTGGTGCCGGTGCGCGCCTCTGAACTGAGCCTGGGCCGGCCCGCGCCCTGGCCGATCTACAACGAGGGCGGAAAGCTGCTGCTGGCGCGTGGTACCCGCATCGATACGCCGGATCAGCTGGCCGGCCTGATCGAGAACGGTCTTTACCGCAATGCCCGCTGGATTGCCGAGCCCGATACCGAATCGGTCCCCTTGCCGCAGGCACGTGACGTGCTGCGCAAGAAACATGGCGGCAAGAAGCCCGCGAAGCGTGCCGCCGCCGTGCGCGGCCAGGAAAGCGTGATTGCGCTGGACGAGGTGCGCTGGCGGATCGGCGATACCGTCTGGCTGCAATTTGCCGATGATGCCAGCCAGCGCTATGCAGTCTCGCTGGTGGGCTGTCTGCCCAACCGCAGCATCCTGGTCACGGCGCCGCAAAAGGAGGGCAAGCAACTGTTCGTGCGCGAGGGCCAGACTTTCGTGGTGCGCGCCCTGACCGGCCGACGTGCCTATGCTTTCGCCGCGCAATTGCTGAAGTACCAGCAGACGCCCTTCGTCTACCTGCATCTTTCCCAACCCAAGGAAGTGCGTTCCACCGTGATTCGCCAGGCCACCCGCGTGCCCGTGGGTGCCGAAGGCTACCTGGCGGTCGATGGTGCCTCCCCACTGGCGGCCAGCGTGATCGACCTGAGCCTGGCCGGTGCCTCGCTGGTAGCGACCTCGCTGTCGGGCAAGGTCGCGGCCAGCAAGGGCGTGACCGGCAAGCTGCGCTTCGTGGCCTCGGTGGCAGACCAGCAATTGCCGCTGGAGCTGCCGGTGGTGCTGCGGGCGGTGAAGTCGCTGGGCGAGGCGGATTTTCATCAGTACGGCGTGGAATTCGGCCAACTGACCGTGCGCGACAAGCTGGTGCTGTCTGCCTATGTCTACCAGGAACTGACGCTGCAGGAATAG
- a CDS encoding protein-L-isoaspartate(D-aspartate) O-methyltransferase: MSDKPSRFPLSLSSVVDKKKTAAAGRDAAGRPQATTQTAAKNAAAQSSQRAALKPVQQGLAQALRPPPAAPRAPLASAQPLLSAAPVPRTAVKNVMSVTQTNASHHASPLASEAVRKAMVARVAKQGVADAKVLAALEAVPRHMFVEPGLASQAYIDASLPIGHHQTISQPYIVARMIELMRQNRHGGRLDRVLEIGTGCGYQAAVLSRVAGEVYSIERIKPLHELAKTNLRPLRVANIRLHYGDGMLGLPQVAPFDGIILAAAGLEVPQALLEQLAIGGRLVAPVGERQQVLELIERVGQRDWRRSTLEQCHFVPLKPGTV; this comes from the coding sequence ATGAGCGACAAGCCCAGCCGCTTTCCGCTGAGCCTGTCCTCGGTGGTCGACAAGAAAAAGACCGCCGCTGCCGGCCGCGATGCGGCGGGCCGTCCCCAGGCCACCACCCAGACGGCGGCCAAGAACGCGGCGGCGCAGTCCTCGCAGCGCGCAGCTTTGAAACCGGTCCAGCAGGGCCTGGCCCAGGCACTGCGCCCGCCCCCGGCCGCACCGCGCGCCCCGCTGGCCTCGGCCCAGCCGCTGCTGAGCGCTGCTCCGGTGCCGCGTACTGCGGTCAAGAACGTCATGTCGGTGACCCAGACCAATGCCTCGCACCACGCCTCGCCGCTGGCTTCCGAAGCGGTACGCAAGGCCATGGTGGCGCGGGTGGCCAAACAGGGGGTGGCCGATGCCAAGGTGCTGGCCGCGCTGGAGGCGGTGCCGCGCCACATGTTCGTGGAACCCGGACTGGCCAGCCAGGCCTATATCGATGCCTCGCTGCCCATCGGTCATCACCAGACCATTTCGCAGCCCTACATCGTGGCGCGCATGATTGAACTGATGCGCCAGAACCGCCATGGCGGCCGCCTGGACCGGGTGCTGGAGATCGGCACCGGCTGCGGCTACCAGGCTGCCGTGCTGTCGCGGGTGGCGGGCGAGGTGTATTCCATTGAGCGCATCAAGCCCTTGCATGAACTGGCCAAGACCAATCTGCGTCCCTTGCGCGTGGCAAACATCCGCTTGCATTACGGAGATGGTATGCTTGGCCTGCCGCAGGTGGCGCCTTTCGATGGCATCATCCTGGCGGCGGCCGGGCTGGAAGTGCCGCAGGCGCTGCTGGAGCAACTGGCCATCGGCGGCCGGCTGGTGGCCCCCGTGGGCGAGCGCCAGCAAGTACTGGAGCTGATTGAACGGGTTGGTCAGCGCGACTGGCGGCGTAGCACGTTGGAACAATGCCATTTCGTGCCCCTGAAGCCAGGAACGGTGTGA
- the zapE gene encoding cell division protein ZapE gives MDVRQFYEHSLSQRGYQPDEAQLRAIERLQRAYEEWVAYKAQRASTFKRLISRPAVPRGVYMWGGVGRGKSFLMDSFYSVVPVVRKTRLHFHEFMRDVHRQLDELKGISDPLDEVAKRIAKKYRLICFDEFHVSDIADAMILYNLLKGLFDHGVSFVMTSNYEPSTLYPDGLHRDRMLPTIALLKEKLDVMNIDAGIDYRKRVLEQVKVYHTPLNAKTDEELRSAFAAVAEAADEDPRVHIEAREIRALRRAGSAIWFDFATLCGGPRSQNDYLELASRFQTVILSGIPRMSAAMSSEARRFTWLIDVFYDHKVKLIMSAAVEPDELYTVGTLSNEFHRTVSRIIEMQSKEYLEADRRSIADSLS, from the coding sequence ATGGATGTCCGTCAATTCTACGAACACTCGCTGTCCCAGCGCGGTTATCAACCTGATGAAGCGCAGTTGCGCGCCATCGAGCGCCTGCAGCGCGCCTATGAGGAATGGGTAGCCTACAAGGCACAGCGCGCCTCCACCTTCAAGCGCCTGATCAGCCGCCCGGCCGTGCCGCGTGGCGTCTACATGTGGGGCGGGGTAGGGCGCGGCAAGTCCTTCCTGATGGACAGCTTCTATTCCGTGGTGCCGGTGGTGCGCAAGACGCGCCTGCACTTCCACGAATTCATGCGCGATGTGCATCGCCAGCTCGATGAATTGAAGGGAATCTCGGACCCCCTCGATGAAGTCGCCAAGCGCATTGCCAAGAAATACCGGCTGATCTGTTTCGACGAGTTCCACGTCTCCGACATCGCCGATGCGATGATCCTCTACAACCTCTTGAAGGGCCTGTTCGATCACGGCGTGTCCTTCGTGATGACGTCCAACTACGAGCCGAGCACGCTCTATCCGGATGGCCTGCACCGCGACCGCATGCTGCCGACCATCGCACTGCTGAAGGAAAAGCTGGACGTCATGAACATCGACGCCGGCATCGACTACCGCAAGCGCGTGCTGGAGCAGGTGAAGGTGTACCACACCCCCCTGAACGCCAAGACCGATGAAGAATTGCGCAGCGCCTTTGCCGCCGTGGCCGAAGCCGCCGATGAAGACCCGCGCGTACACATCGAAGCCCGCGAGATCCGTGCCCTGCGCCGTGCAGGCAGTGCGATCTGGTTCGACTTCGCCACGCTGTGCGGCGGCCCGCGCTCGCAGAACGATTACCTGGAACTGGCCAGCCGCTTCCAGACGGTGATCCTGTCGGGCATCCCGCGCATGTCGGCGGCCATGTCCTCGGAGGCGCGCCGCTTCACCTGGCTGATCGACGTTTTCTATGACCACAAGGTCAAGCTGATCATGTCGGCCGCCGTGGAGCCGGATGAGCTTTACACCGTCGGCACGCTCTCCAACGAATTCCACCGTACCGTTTCACGTATCATTGAGATGCAGTCGAAAGAATATCTGGAGGCGGATCGCCGCTCGATTGCCGACAGCCTCTCCTGA
- the rpoS gene encoding RNA polymerase sigma factor RpoS, whose product MTSNRRDHLPDQDPREEDMDDPIDEIDEPEVIDGDAADQPQEPAPAEGVDELKKVLAAELSTDTTQHYLNKIGAKPLLTAAEELHFATQAKAGEFIARQKMIEHNLRLVVSIAKHYINRGVALLDLIEEGNLGLMRAIDKFEPERGFRFSTYATWWIRQSIERAIMNQARTVRLPVHMVRELNQILRAKYHLEAQQRDGRDASAEDIAHLVGRPVEEVQDVLALSEHAASLDTPLDNDPQASLMDLLPSAVEEHPDTRAEGQEMALLIREWLKSLSEKQRVVVARRFGLDNDDPSTLEQLAGEMGITRERVRQVQQEALVKLKRLLASRGVSRDALF is encoded by the coding sequence ATGACAAGCAATCGCCGCGATCACTTGCCAGACCAGGACCCTCGCGAAGAGGACATGGACGATCCCATTGATGAGATCGACGAACCGGAAGTGATCGACGGCGATGCCGCCGACCAGCCCCAGGAGCCGGCGCCAGCCGAAGGCGTGGACGAGCTCAAGAAGGTGCTCGCCGCCGAACTCTCTACCGACACCACCCAGCACTATCTCAACAAGATCGGCGCCAAGCCGCTGCTGACGGCTGCCGAGGAATTGCACTTTGCGACCCAGGCCAAGGCCGGCGAATTCATCGCGCGCCAGAAGATGATCGAGCACAACCTGCGGCTGGTGGTGTCGATCGCCAAGCACTACATCAACCGGGGCGTGGCCCTGCTGGATCTGATCGAGGAAGGCAACCTGGGCCTGATGCGCGCCATCGACAAGTTCGAGCCCGAGCGCGGTTTCCGCTTCTCCACCTACGCCACCTGGTGGATCCGCCAGAGCATCGAGCGGGCCATCATGAATCAGGCCCGTACCGTGCGGCTTCCCGTGCACATGGTGCGCGAGTTGAACCAGATATTGCGCGCAAAGTATCACCTGGAGGCCCAGCAACGTGACGGAAGAGACGCCAGCGCGGAAGACATCGCGCACCTCGTCGGCCGCCCGGTCGAGGAGGTACAGGATGTGCTTGCCCTGTCCGAGCATGCCGCCTCGCTGGATACGCCGCTGGACAACGACCCCCAGGCCAGCCTGATGGACCTCTTGCCCAGTGCCGTGGAGGAGCATCCCGATACGCGGGCCGAGGGGCAGGAAATGGCCTTGCTGATCCGCGAATGGCTCAAGAGCTTGTCTGAAAAGCAACGCGTCGTCGTGGCCCGGCGCTTCGGCCTGGACAACGATGATCCCTCGACGCTGGAGCAACTGGCCGGCGAAATGGGCATCACGCGGGAGCGTGTGCGCCAGGTGCAGCAGGAAGCCCTGGTCAAGCTCAAGCGGCTGCTGGCCTCTCGTGGCGTGAGCCGGGATGCCTTGTTCTAG
- a CDS encoding peptidoglycan DD-metalloendopeptidase family protein, whose translation MKKIRLAVLGSVVSLLAACGSTPNQQPAPVVERTTSTAKPAEAVAAPAAPVPSGRGYYTVKKGDTLYRIALDVGQNWRDIVAWNNLTNPNDIKVDQVLRVAPPDRAGPAQTAAVVAAPGAGLDVKPLGAPGAAAPAAAPMASGSNKTGPRGDKRAYSEGALAELEKPDAAPAVAPAAAPAATAKPEAPHAADKPAAASQSVASDDEGVSWMWPAEGKVVGTFDGGKKGVDIAGKDGQAVLAAAGGKVMYAGSGIRGYGNLVIIKHTNNLLSAYAHNKTILVKEGQSVTKGQKIAEMGKSDSDSVKLHFEIRQQGKPVDPSKYLPPR comes from the coding sequence ATGAAGAAAATTCGTTTGGCTGTATTGGGCAGTGTCGTCAGTTTGCTGGCCGCCTGCGGCTCGACACCGAATCAGCAGCCGGCGCCCGTCGTCGAGCGCACCACCAGCACCGCCAAGCCGGCTGAGGCTGTTGCCGCGCCGGCCGCGCCGGTTCCCTCGGGACGTGGCTATTACACCGTCAAGAAGGGCGATACCCTGTATCGCATCGCCCTGGACGTCGGGCAGAACTGGCGCGATATCGTCGCCTGGAACAACCTGACCAATCCGAACGACATCAAGGTCGATCAGGTGCTGCGTGTGGCGCCGCCGGATCGTGCCGGTCCGGCGCAGACGGCTGCGGTGGTGGCCGCGCCGGGTGCGGGTCTGGACGTCAAGCCGCTGGGTGCACCTGGCGCTGCTGCACCGGCAGCCGCGCCGATGGCCTCGGGCAGCAACAAGACCGGCCCGCGTGGCGACAAGCGTGCCTACTCCGAAGGCGCTCTGGCTGAACTGGAAAAACCCGATGCCGCGCCCGCCGTCGCCCCCGCTGCGGCGCCGGCTGCCACGGCCAAGCCGGAAGCGCCGCATGCGGCTGACAAGCCGGCGGCCGCCAGCCAGTCCGTGGCCAGCGACGACGAAGGCGTGTCCTGGATGTGGCCGGCCGAAGGCAAGGTGGTGGGCACCTTTGACGGTGGCAAGAAGGGCGTGGACATCGCCGGCAAGGATGGTCAGGCCGTGCTGGCGGCCGCCGGGGGCAAGGTCATGTATGCCGGCAGCGGCATTCGCGGCTATGGCAACCTGGTGATCATCAAGCACACCAACAACCTGTTGTCGGCCTATGCCCACAACAAGACCATTCTGGTCAAGGAAGGCCAGAGTGTGACCAAGGGACAGAAGATCGCTGAAATGGGCAAATCCGACAGCGACAGCGTTAAATTGCACTTCGAGATCCGTCAGCAGGGCAAACCTGTTGATCCTTCAAAATACTTACCGCCCCGCTAG
- a CDS encoding YdcH family protein, with protein MTSTPREDIQRRIIELEVEHRDLDSVIDMLIRDDRSEDLQLRRLKKRKLQLKDHIALLKMQLVPDIPA; from the coding sequence ATGACCAGTACGCCTCGCGAAGACATCCAGCGCCGCATCATCGAACTCGAAGTCGAGCATCGTGATCTCGATAGCGTGATCGACATGCTCATCCGCGATGACCGTTCTGAAGACCTGCAACTGCGCCGCCTCAAGAAGCGCAAGCTGCAATTGAAGGACCACATCGCGCTGCTGAAGATGCAGCTGGTCCCCGATATTCCCGCCTGA